From one Astatotilapia calliptera chromosome 10, fAstCal1.2, whole genome shotgun sequence genomic stretch:
- the eral1 gene encoding GTPase Era, mitochondrial isoform X2 gives MKGKAAEADGNIYRLPASVPPDSGEQLSLLMKHPDQPENSKVLKVAIIGAPNAGKSTLSNQLLGRKVFAVSKKVHTTRSRALGVLTEEDTQIILLDTPGLTTPSKVKRHQLEKSLLVDPWNTVKEADLMVVMVDVADKWMCSRLDFEVLKCLAQHPDIPAVLVLNKVDLMKAKDRLLDITAQLTCGVVNGCKMRIRPVIKPPWAEKRSERASEGEENAEPEDGSEPTSALSKEQLKTLRNQQGWPHFKDVFMLSSVDREDVDTLKSYFMVAAKPGSWQYHSEVLTDQSPEEVCTNIIREKLLEYLPQEVPYSMTQSVELWQDGEDGVLDISVKLYTKKETHMRMVIGTAGQMVARIAQEASEDLSRVYLREVRLKLSVKLKK, from the exons ATGAAAGGCAAAGCAGCAGAGGCAGACGGCAACATTTATCGCCTTCCAGCCTCAGTTCCGCCAGACAGCG GTGAACAGTTGTCTCTGTTAATGAAACATCCAGATCAACCTGAAAACTCAAAGGTTTTGAAAGTGGCTATAATAGGTGCCCCAAATGCTGGGAAATCCACATTGTCCAATCAGCTCCTTGGcagaaag GTGTTTGCTGTGTCCAAGAAAGTACACACTACACGGTCACGTGCACTGGGCGTCCTAACAGAGGAAGACACACAGATA atcTTGCTTGATACTCCTGGTCTTACTACTCCATCAAAGGTCAAAAG ACACCAGCTGGAGAAGTCTTTACTTGTGGATCCCTGGAACACGGTCAAAGAAGCTGACCTAA TGGTAGTCATGGTGGATGTGGCAGACAAATGGATGTGCAGCAGGCTCGACTTTGAGGTGCTGAAATGCCTGGCCCAGCACCCGGATATTCCGGCAGTCCTAGTCCTGAATAAG gtgGACCTCATGAAGGCTAAAGATAGACTGCTGGATATCACGGCTCAGTTGACGTGTGGAGTGGTGAATGGATGCAAAATGCGGATCAGGCCAGTGATCAAGCCCCCGTGGGCAGAGAAAAGATCAGAAAGGGCTTCAGAGGGTGAGGAAAACGCAGAACCTGAGGATGGGAGTGAGCCGACCTCTGCGCTGAGCAAAGAACAGCTGAAGACACTGAGAAACCAGCAGGGCTGGCCTCACTTCAAGGACGTGTTCATGCTGTCGTCAGTGGATAGAGAGGACGTGGACACTCTGAAG AGCTACTTCATGGTTGCTGCCAAGCCAGGATCATGGCAATATCACAGTGAAGTCCTGACTGACCAAAGTCCAGAGGAGGTCTGCACTAACATCATCAGAGAGAAGCTTCTGGAGTATCTGCCCCAGGAAGTGCCCTATTCAATGACACAG TCTGTTGAACTCTGGCAAGATGGAGAAGATGGAGTGCTGGATATTTCTGTGAAACtttacacaaagaaagaaacccaCATG AGGATGGTGATCGGCACAGCTGGACAGATGGTAGCGCGGATCGCACAAGAAGCGAGCGAAGACCTGAGCAGAGTATACCTGAGGGAAGTCAGGTTGAAGCTCTCAGTCAAgctgaaaaagtga
- the eral1 gene encoding GTPase Era, mitochondrial isoform X1, with translation MALRVCGRFFRDSAVLSRRLAVSARQESASWFLTAGNAACSRGGGNGFIFTPACFITSEAFLSRLMKGKAAEADGNIYRLPASVPPDSGEQLSLLMKHPDQPENSKVLKVAIIGAPNAGKSTLSNQLLGRKVFAVSKKVHTTRSRALGVLTEEDTQIILLDTPGLTTPSKVKRHQLEKSLLVDPWNTVKEADLMVVMVDVADKWMCSRLDFEVLKCLAQHPDIPAVLVLNKVDLMKAKDRLLDITAQLTCGVVNGCKMRIRPVIKPPWAEKRSERASEGEENAEPEDGSEPTSALSKEQLKTLRNQQGWPHFKDVFMLSSVDREDVDTLKSYFMVAAKPGSWQYHSEVLTDQSPEEVCTNIIREKLLEYLPQEVPYSMTQSVELWQDGEDGVLDISVKLYTKKETHMRMVIGTAGQMVARIAQEASEDLSRVYLREVRLKLSVKLKK, from the exons ATGGCTCTCAGAGTGTGTGGTCGCTTTTTCAGAGACTCGGCTGTCCTCTCCAGGCGGCTCGCCGTGTCTGCTCGACAGGAAAGTGCGTCATGGTTTCTGACAGCGG GAAATGCTGCCTGCAGCCGTGGAGGGGGGAACGGATTTATCTTCACTCCTGCTTGTTTTATTACATCAGAGGCATTTCTCAGCAGACTGATGAAAGGCAAAGCAGCAGAGGCAGACGGCAACATTTATCGCCTTCCAGCCTCAGTTCCGCCAGACAGCG GTGAACAGTTGTCTCTGTTAATGAAACATCCAGATCAACCTGAAAACTCAAAGGTTTTGAAAGTGGCTATAATAGGTGCCCCAAATGCTGGGAAATCCACATTGTCCAATCAGCTCCTTGGcagaaag GTGTTTGCTGTGTCCAAGAAAGTACACACTACACGGTCACGTGCACTGGGCGTCCTAACAGAGGAAGACACACAGATA atcTTGCTTGATACTCCTGGTCTTACTACTCCATCAAAGGTCAAAAG ACACCAGCTGGAGAAGTCTTTACTTGTGGATCCCTGGAACACGGTCAAAGAAGCTGACCTAA TGGTAGTCATGGTGGATGTGGCAGACAAATGGATGTGCAGCAGGCTCGACTTTGAGGTGCTGAAATGCCTGGCCCAGCACCCGGATATTCCGGCAGTCCTAGTCCTGAATAAG gtgGACCTCATGAAGGCTAAAGATAGACTGCTGGATATCACGGCTCAGTTGACGTGTGGAGTGGTGAATGGATGCAAAATGCGGATCAGGCCAGTGATCAAGCCCCCGTGGGCAGAGAAAAGATCAGAAAGGGCTTCAGAGGGTGAGGAAAACGCAGAACCTGAGGATGGGAGTGAGCCGACCTCTGCGCTGAGCAAAGAACAGCTGAAGACACTGAGAAACCAGCAGGGCTGGCCTCACTTCAAGGACGTGTTCATGCTGTCGTCAGTGGATAGAGAGGACGTGGACACTCTGAAG AGCTACTTCATGGTTGCTGCCAAGCCAGGATCATGGCAATATCACAGTGAAGTCCTGACTGACCAAAGTCCAGAGGAGGTCTGCACTAACATCATCAGAGAGAAGCTTCTGGAGTATCTGCCCCAGGAAGTGCCCTATTCAATGACACAG TCTGTTGAACTCTGGCAAGATGGAGAAGATGGAGTGCTGGATATTTCTGTGAAACtttacacaaagaaagaaacccaCATG AGGATGGTGATCGGCACAGCTGGACAGATGGTAGCGCGGATCGCACAAGAAGCGAGCGAAGACCTGAGCAGAGTATACCTGAGGGAAGTCAGGTTGAAGCTCTCAGTCAAgctgaaaaagtga